In a genomic window of Streptomyces katrae:
- the ccrA gene encoding crotonyl-CoA carboxylase/reductase: MEEIISAIRATDAEDGGPESAAFAALPVPDSYTGSVLLKDEAGMFDGLAGADKDPAKSLRPLEVPTPQPGPGEVLVAVMASAVNYNTVWSSIFEPLPTFAFLERYGRTGAMAARHDLPYHVVGSDLAGVVLRAGPGVDHWRPGDRVVAHCLSVELESPDGHDDTMLDPGQRIWGYETNFGGLAELALVKANQLMPKPEHLTWEESACSGLVNSTAYRQLVSRNGAQMKQGDTVLIWGAAGGLGSYATQLALNGGAQPVCVVSSERKAQLVRSMGAEAVINRAEEGYRFWKDEDTPDVREWKRFGAHLRELTGGEDPDIVVEHPGRETFGASVFVARRGGTVVTCASTSGYRHEYDNRYLWMHLKRIVGSHFANYREAWAANRLITKGLVHPTLSAVFPLHEAGLAAAEVHRNRHDGKVGVLCLAPVEGLGVRDHELRERHLDAINRFRTTPGAAAGAGAAQAVRADG; encoded by the coding sequence ATGGAAGAGATCATCAGCGCTATCCGGGCCACGGATGCCGAGGACGGGGGGCCGGAGTCCGCGGCCTTCGCCGCGCTTCCCGTTCCGGACAGCTACACGGGAAGCGTGCTGCTCAAGGACGAGGCCGGGATGTTCGACGGGCTCGCAGGCGCGGACAAGGACCCCGCCAAGTCTTTGCGTCCGCTCGAGGTGCCCACGCCGCAGCCAGGACCCGGAGAGGTACTGGTCGCGGTCATGGCCAGCGCCGTCAACTACAACACCGTGTGGAGCTCGATCTTCGAGCCGCTGCCGACCTTCGCCTTCCTCGAACGCTACGGGCGTACCGGGGCGATGGCGGCGCGGCACGATCTCCCGTACCACGTGGTGGGCTCCGACCTGGCCGGCGTCGTCCTGAGGGCCGGGCCGGGGGTGGACCACTGGCGGCCCGGAGACCGGGTGGTGGCGCACTGCCTGTCCGTCGAACTGGAGTCCCCGGACGGGCACGACGACACGATGCTTGACCCCGGCCAGCGCATCTGGGGCTACGAGACGAACTTCGGCGGTCTGGCGGAGCTCGCCCTCGTGAAGGCCAACCAGTTGATGCCCAAGCCGGAGCACCTGACCTGGGAGGAGTCGGCGTGCTCCGGGCTGGTGAACTCGACCGCGTACCGGCAGCTGGTCTCCCGCAACGGCGCTCAGATGAAGCAGGGTGACACCGTCCTGATCTGGGGTGCGGCCGGCGGCCTCGGCTCCTACGCCACCCAGCTCGCCCTCAACGGCGGGGCCCAGCCCGTGTGCGTGGTGTCCAGCGAACGCAAAGCGCAGCTGGTGCGGTCCATGGGCGCGGAGGCAGTGATCAACCGGGCCGAAGAGGGCTACCGCTTCTGGAAGGACGAAGACACCCCGGACGTGCGGGAGTGGAAGAGGTTCGGTGCGCACCTGCGCGAGCTGACCGGCGGTGAGGACCCCGACATCGTCGTGGAGCACCCGGGGCGGGAGACCTTCGGAGCCAGCGTGTTCGTCGCCCGCCGCGGCGGAACGGTGGTCACCTGTGCTTCCACTTCCGGCTACCGCCACGAGTACGACAACCGCTATCTGTGGATGCACCTGAAGCGGATCGTCGGAAGCCACTTCGCCAACTACCGTGAGGCATGGGCCGCCAACCGCCTCATCACCAAGGGGCTGGTGCACCCGACCCTGTCCGCGGTCTTCCCGCTGCACGAGGCCGGTCTTGCCGCGGCCGAGGTCCACCGCAACCGGCACGACGGCAAGGTCGGTGTGCTGTGCCTCGCCCCGGTCGAGGGTCTCGGCGTACGCGACCACGAGCTGCGCGAACGTCATCTGGACGCCATCAACCGGTTCCGCACCACCCCCGGGGCGGCAGCCGGCGCCGGCGCGGCACAGGCGGTCCGTGCAGATGGATGA
- a CDS encoding thioesterase II family protein, giving the protein MDDRAFATESAAQEATRLWIRQYLPAPDAPVRLVCFPHAGGSATYYLPVARALSPSVDVLAVQYPGRQDRMREPCVESLRELADLVAEQVLPWTGRPFALFGHSMGATVAYEVAKRLEREGREPLRLFASARRAPSTHRDETMHLRSDAQLLEDLRRTSGTDPRLFEDEGLLQLVLRALRADYKAAATYRHTPGDGPEPACPITALIGDRDPKASVDEARPWSAHTRSAFDLRVFEGGHFFLEDHASAVIDLIAEGISEGRRRTAASGGGR; this is encoded by the coding sequence ATGGATGACCGCGCCTTCGCCACCGAGTCGGCCGCCCAGGAGGCGACGCGGTTGTGGATCCGGCAGTACCTTCCGGCGCCTGACGCGCCCGTCCGCCTGGTCTGCTTTCCGCACGCCGGCGGTTCGGCGACCTACTACCTTCCCGTGGCGCGGGCGCTGTCCCCCTCCGTGGACGTCCTCGCCGTTCAGTACCCGGGCCGCCAGGACCGGATGCGGGAGCCGTGCGTCGAGTCGCTGCGAGAGCTCGCCGACCTGGTGGCCGAGCAGGTCCTGCCCTGGACCGGGCGGCCGTTCGCGCTGTTCGGCCACAGCATGGGAGCGACGGTGGCCTATGAGGTGGCGAAGCGGCTGGAACGGGAGGGGCGCGAACCCCTGCGTCTGTTCGCTTCGGCACGCCGGGCGCCGTCTACGCACCGCGACGAGACCATGCACCTGCGCTCCGACGCACAGCTCCTGGAGGATCTGCGCAGGACAAGTGGCACGGATCCGCGGCTCTTCGAGGACGAGGGCCTGCTGCAGCTGGTGCTGCGCGCGCTGCGCGCCGACTACAAGGCGGCCGCAACCTACCGGCACACCCCCGGGGACGGGCCGGAGCCGGCCTGCCCGATCACGGCCCTGATCGGCGACCGCGATCCCAAGGCGAGCGTGGACGAGGCGCGGCCCTGGAGCGCGCACACGAGGTCCGCATTCGACCTCCGGGTGTTCGAAGGCGGCCACTTCTTCCTCGAAGATCACGCGTCCGCCGTCATCGATCTGATCGCGGAGGGTATCTCGGAGGGCCGTCGCCGGACGGCGGCGTCGGGCGGAGGGCGCTGA